One window of the Anguilla rostrata isolate EN2019 chromosome 13, ASM1855537v3, whole genome shotgun sequence genome contains the following:
- the iqsec1b gene encoding IQ motif and SEC7 domain-containing protein 1 isoform X11 produces MLERKYGGRFITRHAARTIQTAFRQYQMNKNFERLRSSMSENRMSRRIVLSNMRMQFSFEGPEKVHSSYFEGKQVSLTDDGTKIGALVQSECGDLVPANMKQPAAQNDFNDAITELEDAFSRQVKSLAESIDDALNCRSLHGDEGQPEPVRGHPDMEREVAYQVKPSHSADHRKLDEMTASYSDVTLYIDEEELSPPIPLSQSVDRPSSTESDLRLRSLNSSQEYWSMAHKDDKGDTDTSCRSTPSLECQDQRLRVDHLPLLTIEPPSDSSVELSDRSERGSLKRQNAYDRGIASQQGSPKHISHGLPPRGPPRDDEPTRHRPRQLESHLAINGTANRQSKSESDFSDGDNDSINSTSNSNDTINCSSESSSRDSLREQTLSKQTYHKETRNSWDSPAFSNDIIRKRHYRIGLNLFNKKPEKGIQYLIERGFVPDTPVGVAHFLLQRKGLSRQMIGEFLGNRQKQFNRDVLDCVVDEMDFSGMELDEALRKFQAHIRVQGEAQKVERLIEAYSQRYCICNPGVVRQFRNPDTIFILAFAIILLNTDMYSPNVKPERKMKLEDFVKNLRGVDDGEDIPREMLIGIYERIRKRELKTNEDHVSQVQKVEKLIVGKKPIGSLHHGLGCVLSLPHRRLVCYCRLFEVPDPNKPQKLGLHQREIFLFNDLLVVTKIFQKKKNSVTYSFRQSFSLYGMQVMLFENQYYPNGVRLTSAIPGADIKVLINFNAPNPQDRKKFTDDLRESIAEVQEMEKYRIESELEKQKGVVRPSMSQSSGLKKEAGNGNLSRASLDDSYAMGEGLKRSALSSSLRDLSEAGKRGRRSSAGSLDSNMEGSIISSPHMRRRATSTRECPSRGHQSIPNSSSLLGTLFGSKRGKSPAPPPQPQHPTLISHTPHPSTLHHSAQVETQTQAQMHTHHAQYCHVQQNPPPYHHHHHYHPPAHLQFHQGPSHGHAHPHPQHGHGAHASHSQHSSHSQHAPHHHAQQQGPAPAPSSTKPKHSGISTIV; encoded by the exons ATGCTAGAGCGTAAATATGGAGGACGATTCATAACGCGACATGCGGCTCGAACCATCCAGACGGCCTTCCGCCAGTATCAGATGAACAAGAATTTCGAGCGGCTCAGGAGCTCGATGTCGGAGAATCGCATGTCCAGACGCATCGTCCTGTCCAATATGAGAATGCAGTTTTCCTTTGAAGGACCTGAAAAAGTCCACAGCTCCTACTTCGAGGGCAAGCAGGTCTCGCTGACTGACGACGGAACCAAGATCGGGGCTCTGGTGCAGTCGGAGTGCGGGGACCTGGTCCCTGCTAACATGAAGCAGCCCGCCGCGCAGAACGACTTCAACGACGCCATCACCGAGCTGGAGGACGCCTTCTCGCGGCAGGTCAAGTCCCTGGCCGAGTCCATCGACGACGCCCTCAACTGCCGCAGCCTGCACGGGGACGAGGGCCAGCCGGAGCCCGTCAGGGGGCACCCGGACATGGAGAGGGAGGTGGCCTACCAGGTCAAGCCCTCCCACAGCGCCGACCACCGCAAGCTGGACGAGATGACGGCCTCCTACAGCGACGTGACGCTCTATATCGACGAGGAGGAGCTCTCGCCGCCCATCCCGCTGTCCCAGTCGGTGGACCGGCCGTCCAGCACCGAGTCAGACCTCCGCCTCCGCTCCCTCAACTCCTCCCAGGAGTACTGGTCCATGGCCCACAAGGACGACAAGGGCGACACGGACACCAGCTGCCGCAGCACCCCGTCTCTGGAGTGCCAGGACCAGAGGCTGAGGGTGGACCACCTGCCCCTGCTGACCATAGAGCCGCCCAGCGACAGCTCGGTGGAGCTCAGCGACCGGTCCGAAAGGGGCTCCCTCAAAAGGCAGAACGCCTACGACCGGGGCATCGCCAGCCAGCAGGGCAGCCCCAAACACATCTCTCACGGGCTGCCCCCCAGGGGCCCGCCCCGGGACGACGAGCCCACCAGGCACAGGCCCCGGCAGCTGGAGAGCCACCTGGCCATCAACGGCACGGCCAACCGGCAAAGCAAATCCGAGTCGGACTTCTCAGACGGGGACAACGACAGCATCAACAGCACTTCCAACTCCAATGACACCATAAACTGCAGCTCGGAGTCCTCGTCCAGGGACAGCCTGAGGGAGCAGACCCTGAGCAAGCAGACCTACCACAAGGAGACCCGCAACAGCTGGGACTCGCCCGCCTTCAGCAACGACATCATCCGCAAGAGGCACTACAGGATCGGCCTCAACCTCTTCAACAA GAAGCCAGAAAAGGGTATCCAGTACCTGATCGAGAGAGGATTCGTCCCAGATACGCCTGTGGGCGTGGCTCACTTCCTGCTCCAGCGGAAAGGCCTGAGCCGGCAGATGATCGGGGAGTTTCTGGGTAATCGACAGAAACAGTTCAACAGGGACGTCCTAGA CTGCGTCGTGGACGAGATGGACTTCTCAGGGATGGAGCTGGACGAAGCCCTCAGAAAGTTCCAGGCCCATATCAGAGTCCAGGGTGAAGCGCAGAAGGTGGAGAGGCTCATCGAGGCCTACAG CCAGCGTTACTGCATCTGCAATCCCGGGGTAGTTCGGCAGTTCAGGAACCCAGACACCATCTTCATCCTCGCCTTTGCCATCATCCTCCTCAACACAGACATGTACAGCCCCAATGTCAAGCCAGAGCGCAAGATGAAGCTCGAGGACTTTGTGAAGAACCTTAGAG gggTGGATGACGGAGAGGACATCCCTCGGGAGATGCTGATCGGGATTTATGAGAGGATCCGCAAGCGGGAGCTGAAGACCAACGAGGATCACGTGTCCCAGGTGCAGAAGGTGGAGAAGCTGATTGTGGGGAAGAAGCCG ATTGGATCTCTGCACCACGGCCTTGGCTGT GTTCTGTCTCTGCCCCACCGCAGACTGGTGTGCTACTGCAGGCTGTTCGAGGTCCCGGACCCCAACAAGCCCCAGAAACTGGGCCTTCATCAGCGGGAGATCTTCCTCTTCAACGACCTGCTTGTG GTCACAAAGATTttccagaagaagaaaaactcaGTGACGTACAGCTTCAGGCAGTCCTTCTCTCTGTACGGGATGCAGGTGATGCTGTTTGAGAACCAGT ATTACCCCAATGGAGTCAGGCTTACATCGGCCATCCCAGGTGCAGACATCAAAGTCCTCATCAACTTCaatgcccccaacccccaggaCCGCAAGAAGTTCACAGACGACCTGCGGGAGTCTATCGCCGAGGTccaggaaatggaaaaatacaggaTAGAGT cggagctggagaagcagaaGGGCGTGGTCCGGCCCAGCATGTCCCAGAGCTCTGGCCTGAAGAAGGAGGCGGGGAACGGGAACCTGAGCCGCGCCAGCCTGGATGACAGCTACGccatgggggaggggctaaagCGCAGCGCCCTCAGCAGCTCGCTGAGGGACCTCTCTGAAGCAg GCAAGCGTGGCCGGCGCAGCAGTGCAGGATCACTAGACAGCAATATGGAA GGGTCCATCATTAGCAGCCCTCACATGCGCCGGAGAGCCACCTCCACCCGCGAGTGCCCGTCCCGTGGCCACCAGTCCATCCCAAACTCCTCCTCCCTGCTGGGGACCCTCTTCGGCAGCAAGCGGGGGAAGTCTCCGGCGCCTCCGCCCCAGCCCCAGCACCCCACCCTCATCTCCCACacgccccacccctccaccctgcACCACTCGGCCCAGGTGGAGACCCAGACCCAGGCCCAGATGCACACCCACCACGCCCAGTACTGCCACGTCCAGCAGAACCCGCCTCcttaccaccaccaccaccactaccaccccCCGGCCCACCTGCAGTTCCACCAGGGCCCCTcccacggccacgcccacccgcaCCCGCAGCACGGCCATGGCGCGCACGCCTCGCACTCCCAGCATTCCTCTCACTCCCAGCATGCGCCTCACCACCACGCCCAGCagcagggccccgcccccgcgcccaGCAGCACCAAACCCAAGCACAGCGGCATCAGCACCATCGTGTGA